The Novosphingobium kaempferiae genome includes a window with the following:
- a CDS encoding TonB-dependent receptor: MAALPAVASAQEADPSADAATGEVTDDGGTPEIIVTGFRKSLDAALNVKRDAIAAVDAIVAEDIAKFPDQNLAESLQRIPGVAISREGGEGNQITVRGLGGEYTKVTLNGLETVAAATVNRGRGFDFNIFASDLFRSLVVHKTAEANLDEGSLGAVVDLNTGNPLSYKDGLTLVGSAKVQYNDLNDNVGPRVAALLAWKDPGGVWAASVSAAYAKYKTLEAGNNTVRWQQARFNSVNGTPCFTQNRSGGTYVPSAACNDVALAFHPRIPRYGQIEFERERLGLTGSFEIKPFDGTDININALYAKYTEDRREKYAEVLFRGNERGIDVLNPVIDSTTNNLVSGTFNNAWVRIEDYYRQSKNSFYQFSGSIDQEFSDTFKATLIGGISRSEADVPFETTIIFDDRDMNGYSYDYSQDSRAPKLTFADSITDPSSFQFAEFRDRPSNVVNDYKTVKLNTQWDAAEGFTILAGGIFREFNFDSRAGSRDSTYCAAFACAPGTYGMTVTPDMTETYTLPNVGNVPAGTTTSFVVPNLGYVADMIDLYGRPLNRSAGDTRSVRERTTGGYLQFNIKGDLLGLEYAANAGIRYVHTSQRSIGINNAQTIGVSRSYDDWLPSVNLAVYPTSKLIVRGAIAKVMRRPGLGTLSPGGSVDGFNYRVSFGNPQLDPTRATTYDLSVEWYFARESLISVALFKKDIESFPIGQTIIGTYASTGLPLSLIIPSSPAAADPEGQPWQIATTINGPGASIKGVEVGLQLPFTFLPAPLDGFGFTGNVTYVDSKTRYSLFGAATNPTPMQPLTFPVLTEVQVTERLLGLSKWSANATLYYEKDKLAVRSSLAYRSGYLDTTGGNGNVFDGFHGTVFLDASVSYQFTDWLQVRVDGNNLLDTYQNSFTDQDADRNYSYQHTGRVIQLGARVTF, translated from the coding sequence ATGGCAGCTTTACCGGCAGTAGCGAGCGCCCAGGAAGCCGATCCGTCTGCGGACGCGGCGACCGGCGAAGTAACGGATGACGGCGGAACTCCCGAGATTATCGTCACCGGCTTCCGCAAATCGCTCGACGCGGCGCTCAACGTGAAACGCGATGCGATCGCCGCCGTCGACGCGATCGTCGCGGAAGACATCGCCAAGTTCCCCGACCAGAACCTCGCCGAATCGCTTCAGCGTATTCCTGGTGTCGCTATCAGTCGCGAGGGCGGCGAGGGTAACCAGATCACCGTTCGCGGCCTGGGTGGTGAATACACCAAGGTGACACTGAACGGCCTTGAGACCGTCGCTGCGGCGACCGTGAACCGCGGTCGCGGCTTCGACTTCAACATCTTCGCATCGGACCTGTTCCGTTCGCTCGTGGTCCACAAGACGGCCGAGGCGAACCTCGATGAAGGCTCGCTCGGTGCGGTGGTCGATCTCAACACCGGCAACCCCCTGTCGTACAAGGACGGCCTGACGCTGGTCGGTTCGGCCAAGGTCCAGTACAACGACCTCAACGACAATGTCGGTCCTCGCGTGGCGGCATTGCTGGCGTGGAAGGATCCGGGCGGCGTGTGGGCAGCCTCCGTCTCGGCGGCCTATGCCAAGTACAAGACGCTGGAGGCCGGCAACAACACCGTGCGCTGGCAGCAGGCGCGCTTCAATTCGGTGAACGGAACGCCGTGCTTCACGCAGAACCGCAGCGGCGGCACCTATGTGCCGAGCGCAGCCTGCAACGACGTGGCCCTGGCGTTCCACCCGCGCATTCCGCGCTATGGCCAGATCGAGTTCGAGCGCGAGCGCCTCGGCCTGACGGGCTCGTTCGAGATCAAGCCGTTCGACGGCACGGACATCAATATCAACGCGCTTTATGCGAAGTACACCGAAGACCGTCGCGAGAAGTACGCGGAAGTCCTGTTCCGTGGCAACGAGCGCGGCATCGATGTGCTGAACCCGGTCATCGACTCGACGACCAATAACCTTGTATCCGGCACGTTCAACAACGCCTGGGTCCGTATCGAGGACTATTATCGCCAGTCGAAGAACAGTTTCTACCAGTTCAGCGGCAGCATCGATCAGGAGTTCTCGGACACGTTCAAGGCGACGCTGATCGGCGGTATCTCGCGGTCAGAGGCGGACGTGCCGTTCGAGACGACGATCATCTTCGACGACCGCGACATGAACGGCTATTCCTACGACTACAGCCAGGACAGCCGGGCACCCAAGCTGACCTTCGCGGATTCGATAACCGACCCCTCCTCGTTCCAGTTCGCCGAGTTCCGCGACCGTCCGTCGAACGTCGTCAACGACTACAAGACGGTGAAGCTGAACACGCAGTGGGATGCGGCCGAAGGTTTCACGATCCTTGCGGGCGGCATCTTCCGCGAATTCAACTTCGATAGCCGTGCCGGTTCGCGCGATTCCACGTATTGCGCCGCCTTCGCCTGTGCGCCGGGCACTTACGGCATGACCGTGACCCCGGACATGACCGAGACGTACACACTGCCCAACGTGGGCAACGTGCCTGCCGGGACGACGACGAGCTTCGTGGTGCCGAACCTGGGTTACGTCGCCGACATGATCGACCTTTATGGTCGGCCGCTCAACCGCAGCGCCGGCGATACGCGCAGCGTGCGCGAGCGCACGACTGGCGGCTATCTGCAGTTCAACATCAAGGGCGATCTCCTCGGCCTCGAGTACGCGGCGAATGCAGGCATTCGCTATGTGCATACCTCGCAGCGCTCGATCGGCATCAACAACGCGCAGACTATCGGCGTCAGCCGCAGCTACGACGACTGGCTGCCATCGGTGAACCTTGCGGTCTATCCGACCAGCAAGCTCATCGTGCGCGGCGCCATCGCGAAGGTCATGCGCCGTCCGGGCCTGGGCACGCTGTCGCCGGGCGGCTCGGTGGACGGGTTCAACTATCGCGTCAGCTTCGGCAATCCGCAGCTCGACCCCACCCGCGCGACGACCTACGACCTTTCGGTCGAATGGTACTTCGCCCGTGAATCGCTGATTTCGGTGGCCCTGTTCAAGAAGGACATCGAGAGCTTCCCGATCGGGCAGACGATCATCGGCACTTATGCCTCCACCGGCCTGCCGCTATCGCTGATCATTCCCAGCTCGCCCGCAGCCGCTGATCCCGAAGGCCAGCCCTGGCAGATCGCCACGACCATCAACGGTCCCGGCGCGTCGATCAAGGGCGTGGAAGTCGGCCTGCAGCTGCCCTTCACCTTCCTGCCTGCGCCGCTCGACGGCTTCGGCTTCACGGGCAACGTGACTTACGTCGATTCCAAGACGCGCTACAGTCTGTTCGGCGCTGCTACAAATCCGACCCCTATGCAGCCATTGACCTTCCCAGTCTTGACCGAGGTACAGGTGACGGAGCGGCTGCTCGGCCTGTCGAAGTGGTCGGCCAACGCCACGCTCTACTACGAGAAGGACAAGCTGGCGGTACGCTCGTCGCTCGCCTACCGCTCGGGCTATCTCGACACGACCGGCGGCAATGGCAACGTGTTCGACGGCTTCCATGGCACCGTGTTCCTTGATGCCTCGGTCAGCTACCAGTTCACCGACTGGCTGCAGGTCCGCGTCGACGGCAACAACCTGCTCGATACCTATCAGAACAGCTTCACCGACCAGGATGCCGATCGCAACTATTCCTACCAGCACACCGGCCGCGTGATCCAGCTGGGCGCGCGCGTTACCTTCTGA
- a CDS encoding DUF2231 domain-containing protein, producing the protein MHGILLAFPVALFPGALLADVTYLNSSEMQWSNFASWLIAGGLVFAGLALAWALIRAFLGRPGSRWLAVILAGLFLFGLINAFQHSHDGWSSVGTTGLALSVISTMLALAAGWIGYTMPKEVRA; encoded by the coding sequence TTGCATGGCATCCTGCTGGCCTTTCCCGTGGCGCTGTTTCCCGGCGCGCTGCTGGCGGACGTGACATATCTCAACAGTTCGGAAATGCAGTGGTCGAACTTCGCCTCCTGGCTGATCGCAGGCGGGCTGGTGTTTGCCGGACTGGCGCTCGCCTGGGCTCTGATCCGCGCATTTCTGGGCCGGCCGGGCAGCCGCTGGCTCGCCGTGATCCTTGCGGGCCTGTTCCTGTTCGGCCTTATCAACGCCTTCCAGCACAGCCATGACGGTTGGAGTTCGGTCGGCACCACCGGCCTTGCCCTGTCTGTGATCTCCACCATGCTTGCGCTGGCTGCGGGCTGGATCGGCTACACTATGCCGAAGGAGGTACGCGCATGA
- a CDS encoding glycoside hydrolase family 43 protein, with amino-acid sequence MKTFFTASLAAVSLAGCAHAPSTGAATDAAGVPSNADAPLVTEIFTADPSAHVFDGRFYVYPSHDIEGPPLPDVAPFLNSQGNAFRMRDYRVLSMDHVGGPVTLHPVALDIDDVPWAARQMWAPDAAFKNGTYYLYFPAKDRQGAFRIGVATSSTPAGPFTARPEPIKGSFSIDPSVFTDDDGRSYMYFGGLSGGQLQKTVNGVFNSDGPREADRAPHEPAYAPMVAPMTGDMLEYAAPPRAVEILDSNGAPIRADDAERRFFEAAWMHKYRGKYYLSYSTGGTHYIVYATGDSPVGPFTFQGRILEPVTGWTTHHSIVQKDGKWWLFYADSQLSGKTWLRNVRVAPLEYDAAGRIVTIDRSGRSK; translated from the coding sequence ATGAAGACATTCTTTACGGCGTCGCTGGCGGCAGTGTCGCTGGCCGGCTGCGCGCATGCGCCATCGACCGGAGCCGCCACCGATGCTGCGGGCGTCCCATCCAATGCGGACGCACCGCTGGTGACCGAGATATTCACCGCAGACCCGTCTGCCCATGTGTTCGACGGGCGTTTCTATGTCTATCCCAGCCACGACATCGAAGGGCCACCACTGCCCGATGTCGCGCCGTTCCTGAACAGTCAAGGCAATGCCTTCAGGATGCGCGACTATCGCGTGCTCAGCATGGACCATGTCGGCGGCCCGGTGACGCTGCATCCGGTGGCGCTGGACATAGATGACGTCCCCTGGGCCGCCCGGCAGATGTGGGCGCCGGATGCCGCGTTCAAGAACGGCACGTACTACCTCTATTTTCCCGCCAAGGACCGGCAGGGCGCATTCCGGATCGGTGTCGCAACGTCTAGCACCCCCGCAGGTCCGTTCACTGCCCGGCCCGAGCCGATCAAGGGCAGCTTCTCCATCGACCCGAGCGTCTTCACCGACGACGACGGTCGCAGCTACATGTATTTCGGTGGCTTGTCCGGTGGACAGCTTCAGAAGACGGTGAACGGGGTATTCAACTCCGATGGACCTCGCGAAGCGGATCGTGCCCCGCACGAACCGGCGTATGCCCCGATGGTCGCGCCGATGACCGGCGACATGCTCGAGTATGCCGCGCCCCCCCGAGCAGTCGAGATCCTCGATTCAAACGGCGCGCCGATCCGTGCCGACGATGCGGAACGCCGGTTCTTCGAAGCCGCCTGGATGCACAAGTATCGCGGCAAGTACTATCTGAGCTATTCGACGGGCGGCACTCACTACATCGTCTATGCCACCGGAGATTCTCCGGTTGGCCCCTTCACGTTCCAGGGCCGCATCCTGGAGCCCGTGACCGGATGGACCACGCATCATTCGATCGTGCAGAAGGATGGGAAGTGGTGGCTGTTCTACGCTGACAGCCAGTTGTCCGGGAAAACCTGGCTTCGCAACGTCAGGGTGGCCCCTCTGGAATACGATGCCGCGGGGCGTATCGTCACCATCGACCGTTCCGGCCGATCGAAGTGA